The Salvelinus namaycush isolate Seneca chromosome 5, SaNama_1.0, whole genome shotgun sequence genome segment agacaaccaaacacggtccaactagacaaccaaacgctgtccaactagacaaccaaacgctgtcaactagacaaccaaacgctGTCAACTAGACAACAAAACAcggtccaactagacaaccaaacacagtcaactagacaaccaaacacagtcaactagacaaccaaacacagtcaactagacaaccaaacacagtcaactagacaaccaaacacagtcaactagacaaccaaacacagtcaactagacaaccaaacacagtcaactagacaacaaaACACAGCCAACTAGACAacaaaacacagtcaactagacaaccaaacacagccaactagacaaccaaacacagccaactagacaaccaaacacagtcaactagacaaccaaacacagtcaactagacaaccaaacacagtcaactagacaaccaaacacagtcaactagacaaccaaacacagtcaactagacaaccaaacacagtcaactagacaaccaaacacggtccactagacaaccaaacacggtccactagacaaccaaacacggtcaactagacaaccaaacagtcaactagacaaccaaacacggtccaactagacaaccaaacacggtccaactagacaaccaaacacggtccaactagacaaccaaacacggtccactagacaaccaaacacggtccactagacaaccaaacacggtccactagacaaccaaacacagtcaactagacaaccaaacacagtcaactagacaaccaaacacagtcaactagacaaccaaacacagtcaactagacaaccaaacacagtcaactagacaaccaaacacagtccactagacaaccaaacacagtccactagacaaccaaacacagtccactagacaaccaaacacggtccaacttgacaaccaaacacggtccaactagacaaccaaacacggtccaactagacaaccaaacacggtccaactagacaaccaaacacggtccaactagacaaccaaacacggtccaactagacaaccaaacacagtcaactagacaaccaaacacagtcaactagacaaccaaacacggtccactagacaaccaaacacggtccaactagacaaccaaacacggtcaactagacaaccaaacacggtccactagacaaccaaacacagtcaactagacaaccaaacacagtcaactagacaaccaaacacagtcaactagacaaccaaacacagtcaactagacaaccaaacacagtcaactagacaaccaaacacggtccaactagacaaccaaacacggtccaactagacaaccaaacacggtccaactagacaaccaaacgctGTCAACTAGACAACAAAACAcggtccaactagacaaccaaacacagtcaactagacaaccaaacacagtcaactagacaaccaaacacagtcaactagacaaccaaacacagtcaactagacaaccaaacacagtcaactagacaaccaaacacagtcaactagacaaccaaacacagtcaactagacaaccaaacacagtcaactagacaaccaaacacagtcaactagacaacaaaacacagtcaactagacaacaaaACACAGCCAACTAGACAacaaaacacagtcaactagacaaccaaacacagtcaactagacaaccaaacacagtcaactagacaaccaaacacagccaactagacaaccaaacacagtcaactagacaaccaaacacagtcaactagacaaccaaacacagtcaactagacaaccaaacacagtcaactagacaaccaaacacagtcaactagacaaccaaacacagtcaactagacaaccaaacacagtcaactagacaaccaaacacggtcaactagacaaccaaacacggtcaactagacaaccaaacacggtccactagacaaccaaacacggtcaactagacaaccaaacagtcaactagacaaccaaacacggtccaactagacaaccaaacacggtccaactagacaaccaaacacggtccaactagacaaccaaacacggtcaactagacaaccaaacacggtccactagacaaccaaacacagtcaactagacaaccaaacacagtcaactagacaaccaaacacagtcaactagacaaccaaacacagtcaactagacaaccaaacacggtccaactagacaaccaaacacggtccaactagacaaccaaacacagtcaactagacaacaaaacacagtcaactagacaacaaaacacagtcaactagacaacaaaacacagtcaactagacaaccaaacgcgGTCAACTAGACAacaaaacacagtcaactagacaaccaaacacagtcaactagacaacaaaACGCGGTCAACTAGACAacaaaacacagtcaactagacaacaaaacacagtcaactagacaaccaaacacagtcaactagacaaccaaacacagtcaactagacaacaaaacacagtcaactagacaacaaaacacagtcaactagacaaccaaacacagtcaactagacaaccaaacacagtcaactagacaaccaaacacagtcaactagacaaccaaacacagtcaactagacaaccaaacacggtccaactagacaacaaaacacagtcaactagacaacaaaacacagtcaactagacaaccaaacacggtccactagacaaccaaacacggtccaCTAGACAacaaaacacagtcaactagacaacaaaacacagtcaactagacaaccaaacacggtccactagacaaccaaacacggtccaactagacaaccaaacgcggtcaactagacaaccaaacacagtcaactagacaaccaaacacagtcaactagacaacaaaACACGGTCAACTAGACAacaaaacacagtcaactagacaaccaaacacggtccaactagacaaccaaacacggtccaactagacaaccaaacacggtccaactagacaaccaaacacggtcaactagacaaccaaacacggtcaactagacaaccaaacacggtcaACTAGACAacaaaacacagtcaactagacaaccaaacacggtccaactagacaaccaaacacggtccactagacaaccaaacacggtcaACTAGACAACAAAACGCGGCAGATTTGACAACAACCACAGCGTACCCTGGCTATGATATAGCTGTAGACTTCATTAGAACAAATAGCTCTAAGGAAAAGTAGTGGATGAAGCTAGAATACTTAGTTGCTAGATTATTGTTATTAAAATGAATGATCTGTACCCATTGACTCTTGAAGAAtagaacttataaatgcctcatgagctttgttcaactgtcgtaccccatctgaacacaaaatataaacttgtttaactcaaatgtttgtaaacaacataAATGtaaaacactgtatagcctcataacatggttaaaacaatcattttaatatcatggatggtcagtccttgcatccatagctgtctattaatctgagagtggtaacatttctccagcccccatcgctcagctttttaccaaaacaggggaGAACACTttattattgtttcaattaacaattgtagataaaaaaataaattaaatactaATCATTGTTACCCTCAGGTAGGTGGACAGGTCTGGTGTAGGGTTAGTGTAGAGTTCAAGGTCCGGGGTTAGTGTTAGGCTTAGTGGTTAGGGGCTAGGCTTAGGGGCTAGgcttaggggttagtggttaggggttGTTGTCTCTTACCCTCAGGTAGGTTGATGGGTCTGTTGTAGCAGTCTTCAGGCAGTGGCTCCACCTCATCTAAGGCCTGAGCTGGTTCTATGTTAATCTCCTTCTGGTCTTCACCTTCCTTCAGACTAGAATAGGGACAGACACAGTGAAGGCCATTATAGGGGACAGGGACAGACATTataggagacagggacagacattatagcagacagggacagacattataggagacagggacagacattataggagacagggacagacattataggggacagggacagacattataggagacagggacagacattataggagacagggacagacattataggggacagggacagacattataggagacagggacagacattataggagacagggacagacattatagcagacagggacagacattaTAGGGGACAGGGACAGACATTATAGGGGACAGGGACAGACATTATAGGGGACAGGGACAGACATTATAGGGGACAGGGACAGACATTATAGGGGACAGGGACAGACATTATAGGGGACAGGTACAGACATTATAGGGGACAGGGACAGACATTATAGGGGACAGGGACAGACATTATAGGAGACAGGGGCAGACATTATAGCAGACAGGGGCAGACATTATAGCAGACAGGGGCATACATTAtagcagacagggacagacattataggggacagggacagacattataggggacagggacagacattataggagacagggacagacattatagcagacagggacagacattatagcagacagggacagacattataggagacagggacagacattataggggacagggacagacattatagcagacagggacagacattatagcagacagggacagacattatagcagacagggacagacattatagcagacagtgacagacattatagcagacagggacagacattaTAGCAGACAGGGGCATACATTAtagcagacagggacagacattataggggacagggacagacattataggagacagggacagacattataggggacagggacagacattataggagacagggacagacattatagcagacagggacagacattataggagacagggacagacattataggagacagggacagacatagcagacagggacagacattaTAGCAAACAGGGAAAGCTGTATTTATGAACTAACAGCATGGCTTTATCCCAAACTGCACCCTATTCAGTGATCAACATGATTTGTCATGTACGTGTACAATAAAGGAATGGTGCCGTATAGTACCAGGATGTGATACTCATAGGTTATGGACAATAACATTTGTGTGAATGGAATGTAATACTCACGAAAGACCAGCCAGACTGGTGATAGGAgctccaggtctctgtctctgtagtctgGTACCCAGACCATACTTCTCCTTTACAGAGCAACACAACCACAAATGTCAACTAACTCACAGACAAGACATCACCATGACTTACAGGAGAGGAAACACTGGCATTTCTATTGATAACTGGAAataattagatttttaaaatATCTAAATTAGGAAAACATTTACTAGCATAAATGCCTAAAATAAAATTGCGATCGAAGCTAAAGAAATAAACCAAACCTAGAGAAATATTTTTGGTTTGAACGAAGAGAACACAAATCTTTATGTTCACAGTGAGTTACAAACGTCTACTATACTATAGGCTAAAATCAGTTTTAACATTACATttccgagagagagagcagtgtttGACTATCAAAGTGAAAAATACAACTCACCACCACATGAATAGTGTGTTGCTGGGGGACGGAGGGGTTAAAACCAACATATCAGCGTGCAGAAGCAAAGACAAAGAAGAACGTATCAAGTGAAACCAAAGCAGCAAACATGGCAGGTAACTGACGACATGCAACAGCAACAGAAAAGCATTAGTGGTAGAGCTGAAGACTCTTCAGCTGCAGTAGCTAGTATATAGCTAGCCAGCACACAGCTAGCAGCTAGCTTATAGTGACTCTTCAGCTGCAGTAGCtactatatagctagctagcacacagctAGCTTATAGTGACCCTTCAGCTGCAGTAGCTagtatatagctagctagcacacagctAGCTTATTGTGACCCTTCAGCTGCAGTAGCTagtatatagctagctagcacacagctAGCTTATAGTGACCCTTCAGCCGCAGTAGCTagtatatagctagctagcacatAGCTAGCTTATAGTGACTCTTCAGCTGCAGTAGCTAGTAACGTTATATAGCTAGCACACAGCTAGCTTATAGTGACTCGTCAATGTTCCAGTATGCCCCAGGTTCTAACCTAAACCAGTCCTTCTGTCCATATACATGAACTATACATGCAGTTCAATCAATGTAAACATACTGGAACATAACATTATGTAGGCTATTCAGAAATAGTTGCATTGTTAATTTCAGATCCTGCCACCAGCAGGGTTAATAAAACAGCCATAACCATCACAAGAAACAAAGAATAAAAGCATATTTGAGAAtgctcattataaaaattcaaaCAAAGTGAGAGCTGGGTTGTGGTTATTGAGAGAGGTTTAACGTATAAAAAAAGTCAAGTTCGTATTCCAGAGAGAAGTGTGAAAGCTGAGCATGTTATCTGCCggagtgtatgtatgtatgtgtgtgtgtgtgtgtgtgtgtgtgtatgtgtgtatgtgtgtatgtgtgtatgtgtgtgtgtgtgtgtgtgtgtgtgtgtgtgtgtgtgtgtgtgtgtgtgtgtgtttgtaccgaGAAGGCCAGTGGCATGTAGGGTCGTCTCCTGGCCAGCTTCTTCCGGTCCCTCTCCAGTTTCTCTCTCTGGGCCAGCTGCTGGTAATACTCTATCAGTTTATTGATCTGAGAAAAGAAATAGCCAACAATTACCATGAGTCTCTGGAGGAAGAATACACATAGCATGAGTCTGACTGTCATAggatactattattattattattataataggaGGAAATGACAGACCAGAGAAccatgtatacagtatatatatatatatatatatatatatatctatctcaTCAGCATACCCCTTtgatttattatttcacctttatttaactaggcaagtcagttaagaacaaattcttatttacaatgacggcctaggaacagtgggttaactgccttgttccggtggcagaacgacagctttttaccttgtcaactcggagcattcgatctagcaacctttacgttactgacccaacgctctaaccactaggctaccagccgacccaacgctctgaccactaggctacctgccgcccctcccctctgaccactaggctacctgccgcccctccgctctgaccactaggctacctgccgcccctccgctctgaccactaggctacctgccgccccaccgctctgaccactaggctacctgccgcccctccgctctgaccactaggctacctgccgcccctccgctctgaccactaggctacctgccgcccctccgctctgaccactaggctacctgccgcccctccgctctgaccactaggctacctgccgcccctccgctctgaccactaggctacctgccgcccctccgctctgaccactaggctacctgccgcccctccgctctgaccactaggctacctgccgcccctccgctctgaccactaggctacctgccgcccctccgctctgaccactaggctacctgccgcccctccgctctgaccactaggctaccagccgcccctacgctctgaccactaggctaccagccgcccctacgctctgaccactaggctaccagccgcccctcccctctgaccactaggctacctgccgcccctcccctctgaccactaggctacctgccgcccctcccctctgaccactaggctacctgccgcccctcccctctgaccactaggctacctgccgcccctcccctctgaccactaggctacctgccgcccctcccctctgaccactaggctacctgccgcccctcccctctgaccactaggctacctgccgcccctcccctctgaccactaggctacctgccgcccctcccctctgaccactaggctacctgccgcccctcccctctgaccactaggctacctgccgcccctcccctctgaccactaggctacctgccgcccctcccctctgaccactaggctacctgccgcccctcccctctgaccactaggctacctgccgcccctcccctctgaccactaggctacctgccgcccctcccctctgaccactaggctacctgccgcccctccgctctgaccactaggctacctgccgcccctacgctctgaccactaggctaccagccgcccctacgctctgaccactaggctaccagccgcccctacgctctgaccactaggctaccagccgcccctacgctctgaccactaggctaccagccgcccctacgctctgaccactaggctaccagccgcccctacgctctgaccactaggctaccagccgcccctacgctctgaccactaggctaccagccgcccctacgctctgaccactaggctaccagccgcccctacgctctgaccactaggctaccagccgcccctacgctctgaccactaggctaccagccgcccctacgctctgaccactaggctaccagccgcccctacgctctgaccactaggctaccagccgcccctacgctctgaccactaggctaccagccgcccctacgctctgaccactaggctaccagccgcccctacgctctgaccactaggctaccagccgcccctacgctctgaccactaggctaccagccgcccctacgctctgaccactaggctaccagccgcccctacgctctgaccactaggctacctgccgcccctacgctctgaccactaggctacctgccgcccctacgctctgaccactaggctacctgccgcccctacgctctgaccactaggctacctgccgcccctacgctctgaccactaggctacctgccgcccctacgctctgaccactaggctacctgccgcccctacgctctgaccactaggctacctgccgcccctacgctctgaccactaggctacctgccgcccctacgctctgaccactaggctacctgccgcccctacgctctgaccactaggctacctgccgcccctacgctctgaccactaggctacctgccgcccctacgctctgaccactaggctacctgccgcccctacgctctgaccactaggctacctgccgcccctacgctctgaccactaggctacctgccgcccctacgctctgaccactaggctacctgccgcccctacgctctaaccactaggctacctgccgcccctacgctctaaccactaggctacctgccgcccctacgctctaaccactaggctacctgccgcccctacgctctaaccactaggctacctgccgccccacatgtATATTACCAGCAGGAAATAAATAGCAGAAAGCACAAGTCAGAGCCAACACTTAAGCCTGGGGCCTGTATCAGGAGTGTGTCTATTTGTGGTTGATCACACAGTGGGGGTTTTTAAATACAGCATCAATTACAATAGACTCTATGTAACTTCCAGTGTCACAGCATTCTACGGCCTGGGGTTGTCTAGCTCAACATGTGAGCAACACTTGAGAGAGAAAACAGATCAGACCAAAAGGAAGGGAACATACCCGTTGAGTATGAGGGTTGTCCGGCTCCTGCCATCCTCCACTGGCTGAAGTGAAGacacacaaaaacaatacaaGTGAAATAGTTCTCCAGAAAACAGCCAACAAGTCAATCACATAACAGACATGTAGGCTACTAGTCATGTACATGATAAGGGACACATCTCTATTCAGAGTTACAATTACAAACAAAGCTCCATACATCAGATATTAATTTGTTTAGCATTTGAACCATTCTAACATAGCCTATTAACAAGTCAGTCCCATATATCTCCCCCTCATCACCAGTGCAGGGGGGGACGGGACACTTCATTCAGTAGCTTAGTAACTAGGATCATCAGCTAGGTTTGCTATTTGATTTGGTTGAAGCCACTTCTCACACTCACTCAGCCACAGAATAGTTGGCCAAGTTTAACAAAGGCCCAATATAAACATAGTCAACAGTCCAAtatctcatcatcatcatcatcatcaacagtaAGGTAGGCCTGGCACTCACCCACAGACTTGTCAGCCATGCCCACATCTCTGGATGTCCAACGACAGAAGCCACAGGCCAGGTAATAGGCCTTCTTCATGGTCGTCTTGCTGGGGTCGTCAGGAAGAGGGGCTGGGATGTTGGTGGCCCGGGTGGACAGGGTGTGCATGCAGCATGGGCAGTCGAAGCAGTTGGCACACCTGGGGCACGCAGAGAAAGAAGGTATAGCTAGTTATAAACACTACCTTTGTTCTTCAACCGGAAGAAATAGTCACAGTACTCAAACCCAAtgctagcttttatggctttccTTAACCCTAAACTAGGCTAtaactaaccttaacctaatATTCAACCccacagaattacatatataaTAGTGATGGGAAGGGGGGGTTaatagttacatatcgggatatacatttttgaaatattatttttgcggtaattggctgtacctgcaccaaaacgccAGAAATTTTCCTTCAGAACTTGTTCTccaagtatcgtgataatatcgtatcttgaggtccctggcaattacCAGCATTAATATAGAAAATAAACATGATTGATAGATAACCCTAAGCTTAACCTCTATGCCTAACCTGAAGTTTTCGTTCAGCTGGTTGAATATCCTCTTCCTAGAACAAAACAGAGAGCTGGGAAATGTAGGCTGGATGCAGTGACCATTGTCAATGGCTACACAATAAGGAATAAGTCTATGCCATAGACCGTATATAACAGGTCTATATGCTGATGCTCAGTTGCAAATGTTTCTCACCTGTTCTTCTTCAGCTTTGCCTCTGCTGAAGGCATATTCTCCAGGCAGCTTGGACAGTAATGTGAATCCACCTAGAAACCAGAGGCAGCATTCAACAATCTATGTTAGTGGCACCTTatttggggagaacgggcttgtgttaatgactggagcggaattcgtggaatggtatcaaatacatcaaacacctgGTTGATGCCATTCAATTTGCACCGTTcccggccattattatgaactGTGGTTAGTGGGAATACATGAATGTGAATTGCTTTCCATCGTAGCTAACTAGTAGTTATAACTGCACAGATAGATATTGGTTCACGCTGAAACATGATTAGTATGCGTTAGCATCCTATCAGCTTCAGTATAATAAAATGTGAGTTTCTGTGGTGAGGGTCACTGTCAGTTCTGTGGCTGTGTAAATGAACAATCATAACTGTCTGACGTGGCACGTATCGACTAGATAAATAGTTAGCCAGCTACCTCAATAAGATATTTCACAAGAATAACGAACTCTTGTCAAAATGTGTTTGCTAGATCTGAGACCGCATTGTGGTCGATCTGTCTGGGTGTGGTGACGAATGGAGTACGTTAGCCAGCTAGGAGGCTGTGAAGTTAGCTAAAAATTAAAAACGCTTTTCAAATGCTTGTTGGATTTAAATTGTATTTCCAGTGGGAATTTGTGTCACTGTTAATTGGACAAAATAAGTTAATAGTGAACACAAACGATGTATTGTGTTTTTTGGCTAGCTGTCTTGCTTGATAACAGTTAgcttagctaggtagctagatAAACGTACAAAATTATGAAAGTAGGACGGAAGTAAAGACGACATATCCGACCAATCACACGACAGAGCTGTTTAATAAATGTTGATTGGCGTGCGATATGGCAAATAACATTAAAATGTTTATTGTACGGGGGCTGGACTATGTTGACCAATCCCTCCCAAACCGCTAACGCtacgagctagctagctagctagatatctCTAGGATTGAGATAGTTAGTCACAGTAGTGTTGACATTTTCGTAACTTACCTCGTGAGACACACATTCTAGGGAACGCAATTCACTGCAATACCGGCAAAAATAAAGTGTCGACAACGGCGATCGGATCTTTTTCTCTCCATGAACTAGGTAGAGAACCCTGTCAGGCTGCAAAAGGGACGCCATCTCTAACTGATGCCGCGTTCAGAAGAACTGGGAACACGGAAGAATACgagatgacgtcagtgatcttcaggtaggAAAGTTGGAGCTCcggaaagaggcccgagttcctgagttggaattccgagttgggtGGCCGTTCAAATCGATTTTTCTCAGTCTGAGCTCGTTTTTTTTTTTCGAATTCCCAGTTGTTTTTTAGGCGCTGACGTATGAAGTCGGGGATTTCCGAGTTCCGAGCTCCCaattgttttgaacgcggcatgaATCCCCAGGCGTCGACGTCACCTACTGTTGTCGTTTGGTCGATGGCGCCACCGGTTGGTGGGTTATGATAATGTTTTTTTGGTGAGGTGAAGTTTTATTTTAAACCAACCAAGCTTTGTTCCATGCGTgcatcattcaagggtttttcttaatttttaaaactattttctacattgtagaataatagtgaaaaaatcaacactatgaaataagacatatggaatcatgtggtaaccaaaaaagtgttaaacaaatccaaatatattttagattattcaaagtagccaaataaaataaaaaataaactcacattttattggtcatatacacatgaccaataaatatatatatatatacatatacacatatacacatggttagcagatgcttatgcttctagatctgacagtgcagcaatatctaacaggtaatatcaaactattccacaacaaaacctaatttctaacaaattccacaacaaaacctaatacggATAAGAATATAAAGtttaaaatatatggatgagccaccctttgccttgatgacagctttgcatactattgggcattctctcaaccagcttcacctggaatacttatccaacagtcttgaaggagttcccacatatgctgaacacttgttggctgcttttccttcatgctgctgtccaactcatcccaaagatGAGGGTATGCCTGCTATtttatgggctcttaaccaactgtgctatttttttatttttttttaaatgtaacttattttgtacataatgttgctgctactgtctcttatgaccgaaaagagcttctggaaatCAAAACAGTGATTACTCGCCTTGAACTGGGCGAAGAATTTCTCTTTAATGAGTCAGACGAGAgagatttacttcagacacccgaacaggcgctcatccctgtcattcgcaggagaaaaagATGGAAGAGGTATCGGGGTGCTTTGTGAGGATCCACctacgagtggctaatctgcctttgccatatGTACTATTGGCCAACATACAATAGCTGGATAATAAATTGGACAAACTAAAAgaacgtatatcctaccaacgggacattagaaactgtaatatcttatgtttcactgagtcgtggctgaacaatgaCATGAATatcatacagctggcgggttatacactgtattgGCAGGaaagaacagcagcctctggtaagacaaggggtggaggtctatgtatatttgtaaacaaaagctggtgcacgatatctaaggaagtctcgaggttttgctcgcctgaggtagagtatctcatgataagctgtagaccacactatctaccgagagagtttCCGTCTGTATTTTCCgaagctgtctacataccaccacatac includes the following:
- the LOC120048904 gene encoding dynactin subunit 4-like, with amino-acid sequence MASLLQPDRVLYLVHGEKKIRSPLSTLYFCRYCSELRSLECVSHEVDSHYCPSCLENMPSAEAKLKKNRCANCFDCPCCMHTLSTRATNIPAPLPDDPSKTTMKKAYYLACGFCRWTSRDVGMADKSVASGGWQEPDNPHTQRINKLIEYYQQLAQREKLERDRKKLARRRPYMPLAFSQHTIHVVEKYGLGTRLQRQRPGAPITSLAGLSLKEGEDQKEINIEPAQALDEVEPLPEDCYNRPINLPEAPPPPSPNSRISAVHASQPSLPTPVYDATSQSHSPLSVIHMAPPH